From the genome of Fulvia fulva chromosome 12, complete sequence:
TGAAAGGGTAACGGAAAGGGGTTCGTTGAACGATGTCCTCCACGGACGTACCAAGCGACCATCCTGATAACAAGTCACGGATATCAAGACGAAGGTACCGCAGATTTGGTAAAAGAGCCAGGATCTCCTGGACATACATTGTGATCCCTGAATGCATTTCCCTCCTCTTTAGATCGAGTGTGAGACAGACCGAAGTAAGCAAATTCCTCCATTCTTTGGTCACAGCCCTAAGGAGCACGACATCGTCCTCTCTAGCACGAAAAGCGAAGGTCCTTTTCCGGAAGTACGATCTCAGAGCCACGGCCCTGCACTGCTGCGATACGGCGAAATAGGGATGTGAGGGCCAGAACTCACGCTTCCCGCTGTGGCGGTTGAGCAAGAACAGCTCGCGGAGAGTAACATCGCGTGCATCAAAGAAGTCAGGAAGGCCTTGCTTGCGGAGTCTGATCCTGCGGGGCTCAGAGTCGCGGAACACTTCGTCAAAGATCAGTCCTTGGATTTCAGTGGGTAGGCGGAGAAAGCGTGATGGCTGTTCATGCCCATGAGCATCTGATCCCTGAAAAGGCCCGAGGGCGCTTGCTATGTTGAACTTGAGATTGCGAGCCATGGGTGTAGCAGCTCCAGAGATAATTTTGATGGTATAGGCAGAAAAGTGGTGTGAGAAAATCTGACAGTGTATATCGAGACGCGGATGTACTGCTTGATGGCAGAGGACAAAGGTGCGCCTTATGAAGTAGACTTAAATTTGCACCCAGACATATTGGGGACGAGGTGTCCAATGAGCAGCTTGAGTATCGTAGCGACGCTTCGTTCTCGATTGGCCGGATGTTTCGATTGTCCTCAAAAGCAGTTCTTGGCAAAAATGCGGATCATGACTTGCCTATCCTAGGCCATTGTCTAGTCTTCCGAGCAATGAGTGGCCACGCGATGCGACGCAAGCTTCTACGGATTGTTTGATTGGGTTGCCACAGTCGCTGCTCCAGACGCTGATGCTTCAACAGAGCAGATCAGGGAAAGGGCATAATGAAGGGACATGTGGTGGGAGGCGCGTCTTGCTACACTGCACATCTCTATACCTTTGCAGGCGCCCGATAGCTCCGTGAATTCCCTGGTATATACGTCCTGAGATCAGAAGCGCAATGGTCGGAATAAGCCTTTGGGTCGACGGGGTTTGTCCAGATAGCAGACCGGTCATGGAGACGGTCACTCCAGAGGTTTGTTGCTATACTTCACAAGTATGGGTTGAGGTAGCGATCGAGTGAAGAGCGGAGCGGACGCAGGAGAGTCGCTGAACTCCGACCGTGCTGCTGGGGGCTCTGAAACATCCAGGTCACCAAATATCGTCAAACGTAGGACCGATGTTACTGTGTAGTCCAGACCAAGGCCAGGGTGTACTCACTGTTCAGAATCGAGGATCGATGCATCTGGGCATTTCGTTGCAACGTCCATGTTCGTTGAACACGAATGGGGGAGCCATGCCTCTGATGTGGCAATGTCATTGAGCAGTCATCGGCAAAGTCCTTCAGCTACCATTGCCAGCAGGATCTGAAACAACGTCCACTTCAGACCAGCACTCCAACATACTCCGCCCTTcccttgcccttgccctccagTGTAGGCCACTGCACCAGAAACCTGTCCACGACCCTACACAGCAACCATCCGCTCAAACTCAACCTCTTGACTCTCGCCCAGCTCTCCACATATATAGTCCTCATTTTGCCCCTCGTCATACAACCTCCGATATTGAAGAACCTGAGCATTACACTTGCAAATACCAGAATCGTCGCAGTCGCAGGCCCATTGCATAGCATGAGATCCGGATGACCCCTCTTCCCCAATAGCCCCAAGCAAACCCCCAGACATCGAAGGGACGACACCGGCGCGGTGTAGAGAGGCTGGTAAATTTCCCTTGCCCTCGGTACAACCTCAACATTCCACAACCCAACACCCTCTCCACCCTGCGCATCGGCGACCTCCCCCTCAAATTCCCCAACCCTCTCAGCTGAGATGCTATCTCCCGAACTTATGACCCAAGTCCTCATCGGAAAGTCTCTCCATGCCAGTCTCACTTCactatcctcctcgttcACAGCCCGGCGGAGCATCGCGATCATCTCTGCCGTGTGGCCGCCGGAGCCGAGAACGATGAGGAGGTGTCGCGGGACTTTGACGGGTTCATGCCTGCGGCGTCGAGGCTGGGGTCGGTCGGGGTTTAAGATCGTGGAGAGGCGGTGGTAGATTAGTGGGAGGGAGAGGAGGGCCAGGGAGAGGAATGTTGCGATCCAGGCTGCGAGGTCCATGGTTGAGGGTGAGTTGTGGGGCGGCGGGGAGGTTGGTTATCGTGGTAGCATTTTGAGCGTGGAAGGATGGGCGCACCGGTGGAAGTAAGGCCGGGGAGGTGTTGTCGTGTGGGAGAGATGGGAAGGTTGCATGAGGTATTGATGGGGCAGTAAGTAAAGCTTGATTGGAGACATATCTCAATCGGGCATCGAGCTCTGGTGAACACATTGATGGTCACATCGCGGTTGCCGACATTGTCAATCCAACATATTGAATGTTCTTCTGGTCACTGCGATCGCTATAGCAGCACAGGAAACACAACAGGCGTCACCATGGGAGCCGGCTACCAACACCCACCAGCATGGGACAGCGGCCATCTACCAGTCGGCGAAGTTCACAGGCTCTACTACGAACAATACGGCCAACATGATGGCAAACCAGTAATCTTTCTACACGGCGGTCCAGGCGGAAGTACTGCACCAGACAACGCCGCTTTCTTCGATCCTGATATTTATCGAGTCGTGCTTTTTGACCAGCGCGGTAAGTAGTAGAACGTGGGCAGAGATGCAGTCCAGAACGTACCGTCGATAGTCACCAGATGATATCACGACTTCTTCGGGGAGACAGACGTTGATTTATGAATAGGCTGCGGCAAATCAACTCCCCATGCCGAGCTGCGGGAGAACACGACCTGGCACCTCGTCGCCGACATTGAAGCCCTCAAAGCTCATCTTGGCATCACCAAGTGGCACGTAGTCTTCGGTGGTTCTTGGGGCAGTACACTGGCTCTCGCATACTCACAGACTCACCCTACCAGTTGCGGCTCGCTCGTCCTGCGTGGAATCTTCGCGATGCGGAAAGTCGAGACAGATTTCATGTTCGAAGATAAGGGCGTTGCGATGATCTACCCAGAGTTGTGGGATAGGTTTGTCAGTCATCTGAAGCCAGAGGCGAGGAGCGATCCGAGAGACGCGTACTTGAGATTGATGACGGCTGATGATCCTGCCGTGAGTTTGCCAGCGGCCAAGTTATGGAATACACTGGAGATGAGTGTCAGTAGGGTCGAGCCTGCTGCTGAAGATGTTGATAAGGTTGAAAATGATGCGTGGGGTATTGCTCATGCGAGGTTGGAGGCGCACTACTTCGTCAATGGGGGTTTCATGCAGGATGGCGATCTGTTGAAGGAGGAGAACGTGGAGAAGATTAGGCACATTCCATGTAAGTCTTTGGCTCGACATGATGTCTGCTGGCGAGAAGTCTTTGATACTGATGGACAACAGGCAGCATCGTGCAGGGCCGTCTTGACCTGGTGTGTCCGGCGAGGACGGCTTGGGAGCTGCACCAGCTTTTGCCGCAATCAAAGCTGTACATGATACCTGTTGCTGGTCATAGTGCGAAGGAGCCGGGCACTTATTCGAAGTTGATTGAGGTGTGCGACGCGTATGCGAAGGATGACTTTTGAGGGTTGTCGTCCAGCACTGACGACGTTTCGACCTTGCTGATGACCTGGTAATGATGACTCGGCCTGGTGCGTGATAGCGAAGGAACAAGTAGTCAGTCCAATGATCTTGATGAAAACATGGCATTCTTCCAACAGTACGTGTTATCTCATTGGTTGTTGGTGCGTCCAAGTTTTGCTGTTGATTCCAGAGTTGTAATATGACACTGGCACGGCGCCCTACTTTGGAGCCATTACGGTCAGTCGAACATACCAATCTTTCAACAGCGCATGTGATCTCGTGAGTAAGTGGTGTGTCGGTGAATGATAGGGACGCGCTTTCCGCGAAACAACGCGTACCTGCGTCATTTATTAAGGTTTACGCCAAAGCACGGCCTCTGCCCCGCCGCTAGCTTCACAGCCGCGATTGCTCGAGCTCTCACCTCCAGCCTGAAACTCAGCCAGCATTTGTCTTCACGACATCACCACTGCGACAAGTAGTCTCGAGACGTTCGCCACGACATCATCACCACACCCGTCTCTGCCTCACTTGCTGCATGTACCCTGACAACAACGTTGGTCCAACGCTACCAACCGGCGACCGACTTCTCGAAAGTAGCACTGCCACGACGGCACACACCACCACCGCAATGGCCGACTCCAACATGGACGTAGACATGGACATCGACTTCGATCAGGAAGACCCAGAGATCGCGCGCATGCGAGCCGAGGCCGAACAAATGCAAGCGGTACGCCATCGAAACGACCGAAGGGGAGGGATGGAGGACTAACAACATGTGATACTTGTAGTTGCCAGAGGTTGAAATGACGACTGAAGCCATGGCCATGGATGCCGTGGAGGAGGGAGAAGTGGGTCCGAACGAAGTTGTGCCCAACAAGATTCACATCGAGGGCATCGAGTCACTCACCACGAATGACATTGAGAACTTCGCGAACGACAACTTCCCGACGGATGCGCCCGTGAAGATTGAGTGGGTGCATGACAACTCTGCGAACATCATCTACAGGACGAGCGAGGCTGCGACGGAGGCACTGCGACAACTCGCGACAGCACACCCGGAAGACCCTCTGGAGTTACGCCCAGCTGCGAAGCTCCTTACGAACCCCGACATCGAGCTCTTCGTGCGACGAGCAACCTCGGCAGATGTTAAGAAGAAGGGTGCGGCACGAGAGAGTAGATTCTACCTCAATCACCCGGAGTGGGACCCAGAGAATCGACCTCGAGGCAGCTTTCGTGGACGAGGCAGAGGACGCGGTAGAGGTCGCGGAGGACGATACGATGAGCGAGCTTCTAGGAGGAGTTCCGGCGCATCGGAGTCGTTCAATGTTGACCTCTACGATGACAAACCACAGGCAAAGATGCCAGAGCGACAATTGACGGAGGATCTGTACGCAATGCGACAAGCCAGGCGGTCGGAGCGACAAGACGAGGACTTGATCACAAGCAGAAAAGACGGCCGACTACGCAATCGAAGCGCGTCGCCTATGCATGATGGCGATGGACGATACGGGTTTAGAGATGACCAGCCTCAGCGCCGTACTGCACGCTACAGATCCCCACCTCCTCCCCGCCCACGCTCGAACACAGACAACTACGGCGCTCGTGATAGCATCCGTACTGAGCTTTTCCCCAACAAGAAAGGTAGCGCTGCACTCGGTCGCAGCAAAGACCCAGTCGAACTCTTCCCAGGCCGCTCCTCTTCTCCAGCAAACGGTAAGGCCGATCTCTTCGCCAACAAACTCACCAACAAGCGTCAGCCGGACGTACATCCCAACGAAGTGGCGCACGCCATCGGTAAATGCACCCTGAACAACAACCACGTAACGTTTGCTCACAACACCTCAGATCGACGACCGAGCCACCGTAACGAAGACAGCAAGCCCCGCGACCTATTCTCCCGAATTGACGGCGGCAAAGGGCTCGCCCTCAAGCCCAAAGCCGGCATCCTCAGCGAAGCGAACGAAGGCGACAGCGGCAGTGGTTTCAGCATCAAGGGCGCCGGTGGCATCAAGGACTTCAGCGTTAGAGGTGCTAGCAGAGTTGCGCCGCCTGTGAGGGAGCCGATGCCAGCGAAACCGGACCTCTTTGCGAACAAGATGAATTCGAGGCGGAGGCAGGCGGAGGACTTCTATTAGGAGAAGGATTTCTACACCGCTGCCCCTCGCGGTGATTCACCTATAGAGAGTGAGGACGAGCGAGATCGAGCTCCACCACGTGGACGAGACGAATATCGACCACGCTACACCGATCGCTATCCCGATCAGTACACGGACGATGCTGGCTACGATGGAGATCACAACGAGAGCTATAAGAAGAATCGTCACATCCACAAGGACCGCCGGTCGGATCGCATGGTGCATTAGAGGCCGAGTCACTTGGCGTGATACGCTGCGACGGCCGCAACTCTCGAACTCATGATCACGCGACCCCACCACTCACCATATTCTTCTCCCCTCAAACACCATAACGGCCTTGATCAGCATATTTTATCATAACGAGGCGGGCGATCATTTTCTTTGGGGCTTCAGCGAGGCGTTGAGGAGTTTGCGTTCTGTAAGCACTGTACCGTGCCACATCATCCTGCATGGGAGAGTGGGAAAGGAATGGGGTTAGAGCCTTCGATTAGATACCCTAAATGAGAATGCCCAGTGCTCTGAATGCTATTTTCGACAGTCTCTGATCACGCCTGCAACTGTTGATATTAAAGAGGATCACGGCAGAACTGATGCTACTCCTTCGCCTCAGGCTATCGCACTCTCGTCTACATCGTGTTTGGCTCCAGGCTTCTTCCCTTTCATCCACGCCCCCAACGCCCCGACATCAACACCGCCTTCCCTGCTGCTCCACTTGATCTCATACTCCTCACTTTCATCTTTAGACCTCCTTGTCCACCTAGTATCTTTCTCGATATCCCCTATCCCAGTTCCTATCCCTTCACCGTCTTTCCCCATATCAACCAAAGGCACCATGCTAACCCTACCATGCGCACACCCGAAAGGAAACACACGACCTCCCAAATCTGTAACGAGAGCTTCGCACTGGGAGAAAGACAGGAAATCATTGAACATGACTGCGCTTCGACATGAGCGGGACTGGAGGAGCGCAAGGAGTCTGGGTGGTAGGAGTGGTAGGATTTTGATCCAGTATGGCTCATTCCTCGCCAGCTCGTGTTCGCGTGACGCGGAGAGGGTACTGACGGCGTTGCGAGTGCCGTCATGGAGACTCCAGATTTCGGAGCGAAGGAGGTCGATGCAGATCGTTGGAAGTCTGGAACAACGTTCCGCGATGACGGTTGGGAGGTCTGTCACGACTAAGCGGTATTGTTGTTTTGCTGCATTGGTAGCGAGGGGCTGGGTGGGTTGGGAATTGTAATGGATACCGAAGAGGTTGAAGTGGGCCTGGTATTTCTGGAAGAGGGAGTGTTCCTGTGCTGAGATGATGTAGCGGAGAGTTTGGGCTTTGGTAGTCTCCAGCGCGATGTTCGTGGTTGCGACGACACCATCTTTAGTAAAGAGTGAACTGAGAAGCGATTCGAGAATAACACGTTCGGAGGCGGCGTGTTGGTCGATCAGGACGAGCAGCGTGGAAGGAGCGGATGTGACGTGTGGGATCGTTGCTGATGCTGGCATTTTGCAGAGTATGAATTTCCGATCGACTTGAGCGATGACCTGTGCGTGCTTGAGGGCTACCTTGGACAGCTTGGTGCCAGCCGCGTGAACGCTGGCTTGTACGGAAGTATGCAGGCCAGCAGCGCCACGAGCACAACAGTTGGCTTGATCTTCATGCTCGAGAAGGCCCGGCCCATCGATCGAGGCGACGGATATTTGCTCTTCCTGTCTGGACACGAAGACAGGGTTGTTCCACTCTTTCAAGAAACCCGGGAGCCATTTAGCTTTCGTGGCCAAATCCTCCTTTGTGCCATCTTTCGCTGCAAGAGCTG
Proteins encoded in this window:
- a CDS encoding Proline iminopeptidase, which gives rise to MVTSRLPTLSIQHIECSSGHCDRYSSTGNTTGVTMGAGYQHPPAWDSGHLPVGEVHRLYYEQYGQHDGKPVIFLHGGPGGSTAPDNAAFFDPDIYRVVLFDQRGCGKSTPHAELRENTTWHLVADIEALKAHLGITKWHVVFGGSWGSTLALAYSQTHPTSCGSLVLRGIFAMRKVETDFMFEDKGVAMIYPELWDRFVSHLKPEARSDPRDAYLRLMTADDPAVSLPAAKLWNTLEMSVSRVEPAAEDVDKVENDAWGIAHARLEAHYFVNGGFMQDGDLLKEENVEKIRHIPCSIVQGRLDLVCPARTAWELHQLLPQSKLYMIPVAGHSAKEPGTYSKLIEVCDAYAKDDF
- a CDS encoding UDP-N-acetylglucosamine transferase subunit alg14, with the protein product MDLAAWIATFLSLALLSLPLIYHRLSTILNPDRPQPRRRRHEPVKVPRHLLIVLGSGGHTAEMIAMLRRAVNEEDSEVRLAWRDFPMRTWVISSGDSISAERVGEFEGEVADAQGGEGVGLWNVEVVPRAREIYQPLYTAPVSSLRCLGVCLGLLGKRGHPDLMLCNGPATATILVFASVMLRFFNIGGCMTRGKMRTIYVESWARVKRLSLSGWLLCRVVDRFLVQWPTLEGKGKGRAEYVGVLV